The Sulfurospirillum tamanense DNA segment TTGCCTCCATAAGTTGCATGTAGGCTTCGCCCGCTTGACCGATGAGCAATAGTTCTCCTTGAGCATCAAAAGGGGGAATCTCTAAGGGCTTTGAAACAGGCCCTCTTAAGGCGTAGCCGCGCAAGTCAAAATAACCCTGATGGCAAGGGCACACGAACTCTTTGGCTTCTTCTTCGTACTTTGGCACACAGCCAAGATGCGTGCAAATGCCTACCATGATGGTGTAGTGGTAAGCGCCAATGGCCACATCGCGCTTGGGGTCAAAAGGCACGGAGGCATCGTGTTTGTAAATAAAAATAGGTTTTTTGAGCCACGAAAAAAAAGAGACGGTGTTTGGGGACAAAGTAGTGGTGTCGATGAGCGTCGCGGCTTCTAAAAGGGCTTTTTTTGGGGGTTCAAGTGAGCCAAAAAGCGTTCCAGCGGTAAAATACCCTCCCGTCCCTGCAAGGGCGAGCAGTGAGTAATTGACCAGTCTTCGCTTAGGGTCCATGCATTTCCTTCTAAAGCTTGTGGCGGGCATTGTACCAAAACTAAGGTCGTAGTTTAATAAAAGCAAAAAACAATAAATTAGGCACAATGAAGAAGAAAAAAGCAAAATAGTTTTTGAACCAATTAAGAGTTTTTGCTATACAATGAGAAAACGGTTTACATGTAATGCAATGGCGGATTTATTAACAAAGGGACACTCCATGGAAATTTCCGTTTCCCAGCAACTTCATATGCTACTCAAACTTGGTAACCTTATTAGCACCAAGGCTGATTTGGTGGAGATTTTGACCATTTTGGGTGACACGGCTAGAGATGTGGTGGGAGCGGAGCGTTGTTCTATTTTCGTGTATGACAAAAACACACATCAGCTTTGGACAAAAATGGCCCACGGGGTTGAAAAAATCACTGTAGATGCAGATTTTGGTGTGGTGGGAAAGGCACTGCTCGCCAAGGAAGTGCAAATTGTTGTGGATGCGTACAAGGATTTTCGCTTTAATGCTAGTGTTGACAAACAAACGGGATACGTTACCAAGAATATCGTAGCTGTTCCTTTGCTTAATCATCTAGGAGAGCCCATTGGGGTATTTCAGGCTCTCAATAAGCGTGAAGGCGTTTTTAGTAACATTGATGCGGAACTGCTTATTTTGATTGGAAACTACGCCAGTGTTTCTTTAGAAAATGCCATTTTGCATGAAAAACTTCGCACGAGTCAAGCAAAAATCATCAATAAACTTACTGAAGCGGCAGAATTCAAAGATAATGAAACCTCAGCTCACACCAAAAGGGTCGGCCTTTATAGTGAGATTGTAGCTCAAACACTGGGATTAGATGAAACTTTTTCCAAGCTTATCCGTCTTACGGCACCCATGCATGACATCGGTAAAATAGGTATTTCTGATGCGATTATCAAAAAAACAGGCGCCCTTACTCCCGAAGAGTTTGCTCTTGTAAAAACCCATGCTATGATTGGCTACAATTTACTGAAAGACCCAGAAGACGAAGTGCTTACTATGGCGGCAAATATCGCCAGAGACCATCACGAAAAAATAGCAGGCGGTGGCTACCCTGATGGCAAAAAAGGGGAAGAGATTTCGCTAGAGGGTCGCATTGTGGCTATTGCAGATGTGTTTGATGCCCTTACTTCACAACGTCCTTATAAGCAGCCGTGGAGCTTGGAACGCTCCTTGGAATACATTAAACAACGCAAAGGGACGCAGTTTGACCCTGATGTCGCGGATGCTTTTTTTAAAAAAGAAGAAGAGATAATCCAAATCCGCTTGCACCTAGAAGACTAGTCGCGTGTCCAAGCGCTAAGTTCGGCGATGTCTTTAGGGGTGGTTTGGCAACATCCGCCGATGAGGCGAGCACCCAGAGCGTGCCATGAGCGTGCCAAATGGGCATGGGAAGAGGCGGGTCCTTGCCATGTTTTGCTCAGTGCGTCGTACTGTGCCCCACTGTTTGGGTAGAGGATGATGGGTTTAGTGGTGCTCTCTTTGAGCGTTTGGGTGAGTGCGCTGATGTGTTCGGGTGCGGTGCAGTTGATGCCAATGGCGAGTACTTGGGGTTTTGAGTCTAGCCACTGGGCGCACGCTTGGATGCGCTCACCGCTACATGTATGTGCCCCATCTTTCGCGCTAAAACTTACCCATGCGCCCATGTGGGGGAAGTCTTGCAAAACCTCCACAATAACCTTGGCTTCTTGGAGGCTAGGGATGGTTTCGATAGCCAAAATATCGGGTCCTGCTCCCACTAAAAGGCGCATCCGTTCACGGTGAAAATGGCGCAAGGTTTCATCGCTTACCCCATAACCCCCACGGTATTCTGACCCATCGGCCAAATAGGCCCCATAAGGCCCGATAGACGCGGCCACGAGAGGTTTGAGGCGTTTTGATTCAGTGCACGTTTCCCAAAACGCATCGCGGGTGCGTTTGGCTAAAAACACGGAAGATTGGATGAGCTCTCCCGCCTCTTTAGCGTTTAATCCACGCGCCATAAATCCTTCAAGGCTAGCTTGGTAACTGGCGGTGATGATGACATCGGCTCCCGCTTCAAGGTAGTCACGGTGTACGCTTGCGATGGCTTTTGGGGTGTGAAGCAACAAGGCTGCCGACCACAAGGGGTCGCTAAGGTCATGGCCACGGTGGGCGAGTTCCGAGCCAAAACCACCGTCGATGACACACGCGCGTTGCTGGTCTAAAAAGGGAAGAAAAGGGTTCATGGGCGTCCTTTGAAAAAAGCAGTGTAAAAGGTTTTGGCTTACGAAGGGCTTTTAGGAGAGGGTGAAAATAGATTTTGCAAAATCTAAAATCTGTTTCACCCCAAAAGAGCGTTATTTTGTTTTGTAAGGGTAGCCTAGTTTTGTACCTATAAAAGAGGCACTATTGTTAGTCCATAAAATTGACGAAAAAATTTATTTTATAGAAAAGTGAGAACGTACGATAATGGATGAAATAACCCCTTCACTTTTTCCTTGGGTGTTGTCAGAATCTGCCATAATTCCTAGTGTCACCTTGCCGCGTGGCGGCGCACCAAAAAAAGTTTCATAATCTTTAAGGATGTTAATACGGTGAGAATTCCAGCTGTTTAAACTGCTCTGGCAATCTGCTAAAGGAACGATATGCACCTTATCTGTATAGGGACTGACAAAACTTTTTGCTTCAATGGGATAAGGGCTGATGACATAAGTTAAGGCTGCTTTTGGTGGGTAAGTACCATAAAAAAGTTTAAGAAGATTGTAGAGCACCTTTTCGCTAAAAGTGGCTTCGTTTGGGTCGTACTCCCATGCTACATAAAGACGGAGCGGGTAGTCGTCACCCTCTTTGTGTTGGGGGCTGCCTTGGATGTCGCATTGGGTAGCTTTCCACCGCATTTCTATGAGTGGAAACATTTGGGCATCATAAGTTTTGTTGAGGCGTAGCGCGGAAGCAGAATTGTCTGAAGAGAGTAAAAGGCCATCACTTGAGAGGGCATAAGTGGATTGGCGAGGGATTTTTTCAAAAGCAATGTGTTCCCATCGCTCAAGAGATTCAAAGCGCTCATCTAAAAAAATCGTAGCATGAAGGGATGAAAAAAATAGACTTAAAGCAATAAAAACCTGTTTCATTCTGCAAAGCCTTTGACGAAAAATTTAGAAACAAAAACGGATACTTTATCAGAAAAATAATTTAAAATAACTTTTAAAGATAGGATTAATCTTTACATGTAAAGGCATTCAGGAGACTCAAAGAGGGGCTAAAGTACTGTACGTTTTTTAGACGTTACATGTAGCGCCTAGCTTATTCTTAGCAAAGGGAAAAATCCGATGACCATCTCTCCCATGACTTCCGAAGATTTTCAACTCTTTTGGCCAGAATTTGAAGCCATTATTAGCGCCCAAGAAACGTACGCTTACGACCCAAACATGACTTACGCGGAGGCGTACGCGTTGTGGTGTGAAAGCCCACAACGGTGCTTTGTGGCCAAAGAAGGCGAAGAGGTGCTGGGGACATACTATCTCAAGCCCAACGGCATGGGCCCAAGTAGCCATGTGTGTAATTGTGGCTACATGGTAAGCATGCACGCTAGAGGCAAAGGTGTGGCGCGGGCGTTGTGCGAACACTCCCAAGAAGTAGGCCGAGTTTTGGGCTACCACGCCATGCAGTTTAATGCGGTGGTTTCGGCCAACGCCGTGGCTGTAGCCTTGTGGCAAACATTGGGTTTTGCTATTGTGGGCACCATTCCCAAAGGCTACAAACACGGAAAGCTCGGGTATGTCAATACCTACGTGATGTACAAGGAGCTTTAGCCCTTTACATGTAAAGGGCTAAAAAAGTAGAGTTAAAAGCTCGCGGGTGTAAAGACGAGTCCGAGGCTTTTAGCCACAGCTTCGTTGGTACAGTTGCCTTGGTGGCAATTAAGACCGTTGAGAAGTCCAGCGTCCGCTTTGAGGGCGGCTTCTAGTCCTTTGTCGGCGATGGAGAGGCCGTATCCAAGGGTGGTTGAGGTGAGTGCCATGGTTGAGGTGAGCGACACGGCGCCAGGCATGTTGCCCACGCAGTAGTGCACGATGCCTTCTTGGGTGTACGTGGGTGCGTCGTGGTAGGTGACTTTGGAGGATTCAAAACATCCCCCTTGGTCGATAGCGACATCTACGATGACCGCGCCTTTTTTCATGACTTTTAAATCCTCAGTTTTGACAAGCTTAGGCGCACTCGCTCCAGGCAACAGCACCGCGCCGATGACCAAATCCGCTTCTTTAAGCGCGTCTACAAGGTTGCTACGATTGGAGTAAAGCGTCGTGACTTTGGAGCCAAAAATATCATCATAATACCCAAGGCGCGGCGCGGCAATGTCCATGACCGTCACGTTTGCACCCAGTCCCACGGCCATCTTGCACGCATTCATGCCCACAACGCCACCACCGATGATGAGCACATTGCCCCGTTTTACACCCGGTACACCACCTAACAACACACCGCGTCCGCCGAAGGGTTTTTCGAGGTATTTGGCTCCTTCTTGCACGGCTAAACGCCCTGCGATTTCACTCATGGGCGTGAGGCATGGCAAATGGCCATTGCGGTCGGTGATGGTCTCGTACGCTACGGCACTAACCCCTTTTTCCATGAGTGCTTTGGCTTGGGCAGGGTCGGCCGCAAGGTGCAAGTAAGTGAAAAGAATTTGGCCTTTTTTAAAGTAATCGTACTCCCCAGGCAACGGTTCTTTGACTTTGACAATCATATCCGAGGCATCAAATAGGGCGTGTTTGTCCGTTTCGATGCGCGCACCCGCGGCTTCATAAGCATCATCTTCAAACCCAGCCCCCTCTCCCGCACCCTTTTCGACGATGAGCGTATGGCCGTGGGCTACATAGGTAGCAACATTTTCAGGCGTAAGCCCAACGCGGTATTCGTGAACTTTGATTTCTTTGACTAGACCGATAACCATAAGAGACTCCTGTTAAAAGATACGCGTGTGCAAGCGACACACAAGGCGTTTGACGAGGTAAGCGGGTTTTCCCCAAAGAGGCACTCCAAAAGAGAGTCCCGCGGCATTTTTTCCTCCAAGATCCACTAAAACCCCCTTATTGATGACGGGTTTTGGGCGCGGTAAGGCACGTTTGGCCAAAAGGGCTTTGAGAGTTTTGGCAACGTGTTTGGCTTGCTGTTTGGCCACTTGGGCCGTGGGCAGGTTTTGGTTGCCGTTAGCATCGTACGAACACACGATGTCGCCAAGGGCAAAGATACTTTCAAGCCCACGCACGCGGTAGTGAGCATCCGTTTCCACAAGCCCATGGGGTGTAAGAGGTAGAGCGGGTGTGAAAGTTGGAAGAGTTGGGCTCACACCAATGACAAAAAGAGCTAGAGAAAAGGGCACTTCGCGCTCATCGCTTAATCGAAGAATCCTATCATTGACTGCGGTAACAAAAGCACCATGGTAGCGTTTGATGCGCAAGGTTTCACAAGCTTTCAGAGCGGCTTTGGTGAGGTGAGCGTCCATGCCTGGAAGTGGGGTGGGTTTTTGCTCCACCAACGCGATGTGCACATGGGGAAAGCGTTTGGCTTTTTGGGCCAACTCTAGGGCAATTTCTGCCCCGCTAAGTCCGCCGCCAATGATGGCGATAGTGTGCTCGTGCTCTTTATCTTCAAAAAGTGCTTCGGTGCGTTTTTTGGCTTCTTGTAAGTGGCTTGGAAGCTTGACGTCGATGGTGTGAGCGTGGATATTTTCGATTTGTTTAGGGAAAAACGAGGTACATCCTGTGGCAACCACCAAGGTGTCATAAGAGAAGGTTTCGTTTTCGGTGTAGACGTGTTTGGTGAGAGGGTCTACATGCGTGACGCGCTCTTGCACAAAGTCCGCCCCGTATTTGGTGCAAAAACGTCCCAAATCGTAGGCTACTTCCTCGAAAGGCAAATCGCCCGCCAAGTAGCGGTGGAGCTTGGCTTGGACAAGGTGTACAGGGGATGCATCGATGAGTGTAATGCGAAGGTTGGGAGTACGTGCAAGCTGAAACACAAGGGTGGTTCCCGCGTAGCCGCCTCCGATAATAACAAGAGAGTGTTGCATCGTTGAATCCTTGCTGTTGTAATTCACGAAAAGTATAACAAAAAAAGAGAGAGATGCGTGCTAAAAATTTAATCATACTAAAATAAATTTAGTTTTGTTGATGGTTATGTTACTTAAATTAAATTTTACTTCATGGGTGCTAAAGCCAAAAAGGGTTACAATGGCTAAAAAGATTCTTAAGAAGAGGCTAAAATGGAAGAAGAGTTTAGCGTAGGTAAAACCGTCAAAACGTTGCGCTTGGCGCAAAGTATGAGCGCCAAAGACCTTGCTACGCAAGCTGGCATTTCCTATGGGATGCTCTCTCAGCTTGAAAACGGCTCCACGCAAGGTTCGGTAGAAACCTTGCGCCGCATTGCCAAGGTGTTAGATGTGACCCTTGCCCAACTCTTTGCCGATGAAGAAAGTCCCTTGGCCTCTGGTGACGAATCTGCCCTCATTGTGCGTAAAAACGCCCGCAAAACCATCTCCTTTCCTGACCCGCTTTACTCCTGTCAACTGCTTACACCTAATCTGCAAGGGAACATCGAATTTGTTTTGGTGACTTTGCAGCCGGGCCGCATCACCGAAGAAATCTTGCCCCACACCCGCGGGGGCGAAGAGTGCGATTATGTGCTTGAGGGGGTCATTGAAGTGACCCTTGGAGAGAAGGCCTTTACGCTGTATGCGGGGGATTGTATCCGTTTTGACCCTTCCATGCCCCATAAAATCGAAAACAAAGGCGACCACGTAGCGACGTACATCAGTGCTATCACGCCGCCCTCTTTTTAGTCTTACATGTAAAGGTTAGGATGAGACTTGAGGGGAAGGTCGGTCGATAAAATAGCCTTGTGAAAAGTCAATGCCTAAAGTTTTTACCGCCGAGAGTACCGTGCTGGAGTGGACAAATTCTGCCACGGTTTGAATGCCAAGTTTTTTAGAAAAATCCACAATCGTTTCCACAATCATTTGCGCGTTTTTATCCACATCAATGTTTTTAATGAGGCTACCGTCGATTTTGATGAAGTCGGGGTTGAGTTTGATGATGTAGGAGAAGTTGGAAAATCCACTGCCAAAATCGTCGATGGCAACCTTGGCGCCGTGGCGTCTGATTTCATTAAAAAAGCGCACCACTTCGGCAAAATCATGCACTTGGTCAGATTCAAGGAGCTCAAACGTGACTCGCTCTCCCAAGGCTGAGTCTTTGAGTTTTGTGATGATGAACTCGGAAATGTGCGGGTTAATGATGTCTTCAAAGGAGAGGTTGACGCTAAAATCAAAAGGGTCTTTGGTAAAGATTTCAAAGCTTTTTTCGATGATGGTGGTGGTGATTTTGTCGTACACCTTGATGGTTTTGGCTACAGGGATGAAATTGTTGGGCGAGTGAATGATGCCTTCTTTGTCGACCAAACGCGAGAGGGTTTCAAACTTGACGATTTTTCCTGTTTTGTTGTCTATAATGGGCTGGAAGTAGGGCACAATACCTGAAGATTCGACGATAGCTTTTCGGATTTTGGTGGCGTATTTTAAATTGGCTTCATACTCCTTGGAGAGTTGCATCATGTCTTCGTAAATCCAAAATTTTAAGCGTTTTTCTTTGGCGTATTTGAGTGCCATGTTGACTTTTGAGAAGATGTCGTCTTGTTCGTAGCTCACGCACGAAGAAAAAGTACAATCCACAAAAATTTCTGTTTGAGCGTATTGGTAGCACAGGTGTGAAAAGCGTTGGATTAAGATGCCTAAATACTCCCTTAGAGCATAAAAGTTCATCTTTTCATGTTTTAAAATGGCAAACTCATCACCAGCGATACGGTAGACTTTGGCGTCTTTAAATTCATCTTTAAGGGTTGTGGCAAAAGATTCTAGAACAAAATCACCGACGATAAATCCGTAAAAATCATTTAAAAGTTTGAAGTTGTCAATGTCTACAACGATGAGGGTAAAGTCGTTCATTTCCTCAAGGTCATAGCGAAGTTTATAAAGGTTGGGAAGAGAGGTGAGCGTGTCAATGTAAAATTGGCTTAAGAGTTTTTTTCGGGTGAGTTCAAGTTCGCAAGAAAGTTCCTGAATGCGTGCTTCAAGCATACGCTGTTGCTCCACAATTAACTCCTCTGTCAAAATCTTGAAAAGATTGTAACAAAGCTTCATAAAAAAAGAGATTATGTGCCTTATTTGTTAAAAATGATGAGCAAGGGTTAAGCTTACATGTAAGCATC contains these protein-coding regions:
- a CDS encoding DUF3047 domain-containing protein; the encoded protein is MKQVFIALSLFFSSLHATIFLDERFESLERWEHIAFEKIPRQSTYALSSDGLLLSSDNSASALRLNKTYDAQMFPLIEMRWKATQCDIQGSPQHKEGDDYPLRLYVAWEYDPNEATFSEKVLYNLLKLFYGTYPPKAALTYVISPYPIEAKSFVSPYTDKVHIVPLADCQSSLNSWNSHRINILKDYETFFGAPPRGKVTLGIMADSDNTQGKSEGVISSIIVRSHFSIK
- a CDS encoding cupin domain-containing protein — its product is MEEEFSVGKTVKTLRLAQSMSAKDLATQAGISYGMLSQLENGSTQGSVETLRRIAKVLDVTLAQLFADEESPLASGDESALIVRKNARKTISFPDPLYSCQLLTPNLQGNIEFVLVTLQPGRITEEILPHTRGGEECDYVLEGVIEVTLGEKAFTLYAGDCIRFDPSMPHKIENKGDHVATYISAITPPSF
- a CDS encoding EAL domain-containing protein; protein product: MEQQRMLEARIQELSCELELTRKKLLSQFYIDTLTSLPNLYKLRYDLEEMNDFTLIVVDIDNFKLLNDFYGFIVGDFVLESFATTLKDEFKDAKVYRIAGDEFAILKHEKMNFYALREYLGILIQRFSHLCYQYAQTEIFVDCTFSSCVSYEQDDIFSKVNMALKYAKEKRLKFWIYEDMMQLSKEYEANLKYATKIRKAIVESSGIVPYFQPIIDNKTGKIVKFETLSRLVDKEGIIHSPNNFIPVAKTIKVYDKITTTIIEKSFEIFTKDPFDFSVNLSFEDIINPHISEFIITKLKDSALGERVTFELLESDQVHDFAEVVRFFNEIRRHGAKVAIDDFGSGFSNFSYIIKLNPDFIKIDGSLIKNIDVDKNAQMIVETIVDFSKKLGIQTVAEFVHSSTVLSAVKTLGIDFSQGYFIDRPSPQVSS
- a CDS encoding HD-GYP domain-containing protein, which translates into the protein MRKRFTCNAMADLLTKGHSMEISVSQQLHMLLKLGNLISTKADLVEILTILGDTARDVVGAERCSIFVYDKNTHQLWTKMAHGVEKITVDADFGVVGKALLAKEVQIVVDAYKDFRFNASVDKQTGYVTKNIVAVPLLNHLGEPIGVFQALNKREGVFSNIDAELLILIGNYASVSLENAILHEKLRTSQAKIINKLTEAAEFKDNETSAHTKRVGLYSEIVAQTLGLDETFSKLIRLTAPMHDIGKIGISDAIIKKTGALTPEEFALVKTHAMIGYNLLKDPEDEVLTMAANIARDHHEKIAGGGYPDGKKGEEISLEGRIVAIADVFDALTSQRPYKQPWSLERSLEYIKQRKGTQFDPDVADAFFKKEEEIIQIRLHLED
- a CDS encoding QcrA and Rieske domain-containing protein — protein: MDPKRRLVNYSLLALAGTGGYFTAGTLFGSLEPPKKALLEAATLIDTTTLSPNTVSFFSWLKKPIFIYKHDASVPFDPKRDVAIGAYHYTIMVGICTHLGCVPKYEEEAKEFVCPCHQGYFDLRGYALRGPVSKPLEIPPFDAQGELLLIGQAGEAYMQLMEANG
- the ald gene encoding alanine dehydrogenase, whose product is MVIGLVKEIKVHEYRVGLTPENVATYVAHGHTLIVEKGAGEGAGFEDDAYEAAGARIETDKHALFDASDMIVKVKEPLPGEYDYFKKGQILFTYLHLAADPAQAKALMEKGVSAVAYETITDRNGHLPCLTPMSEIAGRLAVQEGAKYLEKPFGGRGVLLGGVPGVKRGNVLIIGGGVVGMNACKMAVGLGANVTVMDIAAPRLGYYDDIFGSKVTTLYSNRSNLVDALKEADLVIGAVLLPGASAPKLVKTEDLKVMKKGAVIVDVAIDQGGCFESSKVTYHDAPTYTQEGIVHYCVGNMPGAVSLTSTMALTSTTLGYGLSIADKGLEAALKADAGLLNGLNCHQGNCTNEAVAKSLGLVFTPASF
- a CDS encoding GNAT family N-acetyltransferase — its product is MTISPMTSEDFQLFWPEFEAIISAQETYAYDPNMTYAEAYALWCESPQRCFVAKEGEEVLGTYYLKPNGMGPSSHVCNCGYMVSMHARGKGVARALCEHSQEVGRVLGYHAMQFNAVVSANAVAVALWQTLGFAIVGTIPKGYKHGKLGYVNTYVMYKEL
- the mmuM gene encoding homocysteine S-methyltransferase produces the protein MNPFLPFLDQQRACVIDGGFGSELAHRGHDLSDPLWSAALLLHTPKAIASVHRDYLEAGADVIITASYQASLEGFMARGLNAKEAGELIQSSVFLAKRTRDAFWETCTESKRLKPLVAASIGPYGAYLADGSEYRGGYGVSDETLRHFHRERMRLLVGAGPDILAIETIPSLQEAKVIVEVLQDFPHMGAWVSFSAKDGAHTCSGERIQACAQWLDSKPQVLAIGINCTAPEHISALTQTLKESTTKPIILYPNSGAQYDALSKTWQGPASSHAHLARSWHALGARLIGGCCQTTPKDIAELSAWTRD
- a CDS encoding NAD(P)/FAD-dependent oxidoreductase, whose product is MQHSLVIIGGGYAGTTLVFQLARTPNLRITLIDASPVHLVQAKLHRYLAGDLPFEEVAYDLGRFCTKYGADFVQERVTHVDPLTKHVYTENETFSYDTLVVATGCTSFFPKQIENIHAHTIDVKLPSHLQEAKKRTEALFEDKEHEHTIAIIGGGLSGAEIALELAQKAKRFPHVHIALVEQKPTPLPGMDAHLTKAALKACETLRIKRYHGAFVTAVNDRILRLSDEREVPFSLALFVIGVSPTLPTFTPALPLTPHGLVETDAHYRVRGLESIFALGDIVCSYDANGNQNLPTAQVAKQQAKHVAKTLKALLAKRALPRPKPVINKGVLVDLGGKNAAGLSFGVPLWGKPAYLVKRLVCRLHTRIF